The DNA window TGTACAAAGTGTGGCGCGCAGAAGAATATCCCGGGCGTAGTAACTCAAGATTCCGGTGACACAGTGTCTCATTCAAACTCGGGTCCTAAGCTCTGTCAGctggatcttcttctttctcatctTGCGGAGCAAAAGAATTCTTAGAGCGACGATGCAGTTTTTCTTCTAGCCGCAGCGCTCCAGAAGACAGACTTGTATGTAGACGTCAGTAATAAATTAGATATCAATACTGTATACTTACAGTAAGCTGGGTGATATGTCTCGGACCCAATCTTGACAAGAGAGTTTTTACGTCAGCGACCTGTGAGTTTATTAGCTTGTAACTGCTGATAAATAGAGACTCTAACTCACAAAAGAGGCAATCAAATCGGCCCCAGGTCGGCTTTGCGATATAACGAGTAAAATGTTAGTGAGCTTTGCCTAAGTACTGGCAGAGAAGTTTCTCCGCTTAAAAGAAGCAAACCGGCCAAACCATCAATCATCTTGACCAATTGATACATGACCACAGAACATTTGCTGGCTCCAAGATGTCTCTTTATCTTCATGTGTCGACATCTATATCACATGTCTATGGATCGTAAAGCGGTCTGAAAGACTGATGTTGACAATAATCTTGTATTCTTGATGCTTAAAGGCATCGTCATGTCAATTGGCCGGGTAAATCTGTTGCCCGATCCGTAGTTGACCCGGATTAGCCGGCTCAGTGAGAGCTATGCCCGTACGGCACGGCTTCTGACCTAGTGAAAATACAGGTTATACACCATAAGACAATTGATCTCGACCCAAGGCGTGATCTGTTCTCAATTCTCTTGGTATTTGAACGATTGCCTCTGGTTATACCGCTTCTATAACACCTGGTCTCAAAAATCGATGAAGATTACAACAAGAACTCAATAGAACGGTATGGAGTGTTGTGTATATATGTGTTTTATTTGACTAACACGTTGACATGAGTCCATTGTCATTCAGTTGCAGCTCTCTAGGCAAGGACTTCTCGGATTATGCAAGTTTGAAACTTAGCGAGAGTGACTGTCTATGGCTGCTGTGAGGAGTGTGTCCACTGAGAATGAAGTGTCGAGTGTATGTTGGAAGTATTGATAAGTGTCTCGCAGAACCATCTCATATATTACCTATGGGAATGCCATACAACCGGAGCAGATTTGCCAACGGATTTAGATCAGTACCCTTGTCATTTTTTGTTCCCAAGACAGGCGCCCCGGACTCTAACCCAAGTTGGAAGTCATGTTGGCTGCCTGGGAGTCCGATGTGCGTTCTTTGTGTTGGGCGAAGGGTCAAATCTTCAATGATCCCGGAGAGGATCTTGTCAATTACATATCTGGACCACATTATTTGACGAAGACATTCTTGTCTGACAGGGTCAGTAGATGCACGTTCTTGATTTAGCTGTTTTGTGAACGCGACCCTGGAGGCAATAAAAAGTAACATACAAACATCCCCAGTAAATTGCATCGAAAAATGAAACCTGACAACAAGTAGTAAAGCTTGAAGTCTGTGTACTGATACATTGCCCATGTTTTTGACCATCACGTGCTGAACACGCTTCATCCACGTATTCGCTGTTGTATTATCTCGTCCTTGGACAGGTGTAAGTCGCATTGCTGAAGCACGAATGGCTCTGGACAGTATGGTATCGAGTTTCCCTTGACTCCAGTTGGAGGGGCTCGATGGAGAAAGATTCAATTTgcgatgttgatgttgttaaATTTTATATCGGTGTATATTGTTTAGTCATGATCCGAGTTTCTGGTTAAATATCCTCTCTGTACCACGTCAACCAGGGTCCAAATTGCGGGGGTGAGATCCGTGAGATGTGGAGAACGACATCAGCGGCCAATGAGAAGCCAGTTCAGTCATGTGATAGTTTTGAGATCACGACCAACAACAATCTGAACTTATGACTATTAATTAGACAAAATTCAAAATGTCTCACTCTTGTTCACTTACACTAGAGGCTCTGCCATTAATGTTTACCCAACTACATTTTGTTTATGACCTATCGATTGAGACATGACTCTCTAGGCTACACAACCTCTCCTAACTCTGTCATTACAACTCCAGACGTCGATGCATTTGCTGCACAGTGAGGTCCTTTGACAAACTATTTCACCCGGGCGCCTGTGTGCTCCTAGTTACGATGTAGCATGTTCACAACAACATCCCCTCATGTCAGCAGCCACAGAAGTCTTGAAAGCCCCATCACGACATAAAAACCCAACACCTTTCGCAGTTCGAAAGAATCAGGGTATCACGTGGCTTTTCCTGCACCAAGAGGAGACACCTTTGCATCGACTGTAACCGAATTGAGTCACAATGATTGAGGGTTTCTTGAGATACCAGAATTTATACCCAAGCTTGTTGGCGAGTGACGGGAGATCGATGAGAGTATCTGGGGGATCTTAATTTACCAGGGGCCAAGATATGCGGATAATACCATGGACTACGATGAAGCCATCGTGCGATCAACTTTGCCGTGGTTGGACTGCCCACCTTAAGATCAGGCTTGGGTTTTATCAATACCGCTCATCTTTCCTCACTGCCCATTCTAGGTTATAGAGCTCTATCTTTTCATGTACGATCGTTCAGAGATTTCTAACATTGAGGCAATGTCCAAGAAGACGACTAGGCATGAGCCGCGATACATGAAGACATTTCATGGACACTACGGGACGCATTGTGCGACAGAAGACAATTGGAGGGAGATAAAGGCGGCATACTATGGCATGATCTCAAGACTTGACAATCAGTTTGGACGGGAGCTCAAAAAGGTGGATGATCTTGGCATTTCGAAAGATACAGTCACATGATGATATCTCGGTGAGCAAGTATGTATCGAAAATGGGTCTTCAGATATTTTTGAGACACTGGTTTATGAGCCTCTTGTTATTGGCGGTGCAGGTTTAACTGAGCGGAAGACGTTCAATGCAATGACAGAAATGGTTGATCTGGTGCCGACTCTACTGACAATTCCTGCAATCGGGCAGAAATTCACCCACAATGGTTTGTCGTGAGTTCCTAAACCGTACAAGCAGTATTCTTTCTCTGAAGGCGGATTTCCCACTTCTGAGGAGTCTACTCTTCAACAAGCACTCTACCGATACGATCTGAAGGTGGGTCTCCAACACCAAGATACAACATGGGTGGGAAAGGCTATCTTGCCACGTGATGGGATCCGGACCTTCGTATACCGACTTTGCGAACCAACGGAATTGTACCATAGATCTAATGACCACCATCAGTTGCATAGTCTCGCGGATGATACAGAATATAAGACCTTGGCGGACAAGTATGAGAATGCTACATTAGAGTGGCCGTTAGAAGGGGCTGATGTAATGCCTTGGACGAAAAACCCAAGGTTTCAAAGACTACCAGTTATCACACTTGTTTCTATTTCGCACGTCGTCGCATCATGGTTGGAAATAACAAAAGTGGAATGCGGTCGCTTTTGGGAAATGAAAGGACAATGGTCTTTTTCCTAGTGTAAGATGATACCTTCTAGCGTATCTGATAGTCATTGAGAATTGAACTTCTCACAGATATATGTGCTTCTATTCCTTCAACTTTGGCTATGACGTTGCCAACTTTGAATCTGCCCAATACATACAATTGTTCAGTCGGCAAGTTGGTGCCTGCGACGACAAAACAGGAAATTGTGCTTTTCAGCCGTAGCTTCGTGCTGACATTACTTCGGTTTCTTCTTTTCGGAAAGACTTTGGAGAGTGTGAATAGCAGTGTTATTGTCGAGCAATGGGTCAGAAAGGTTGCCATAATGGGTTTTATCATGGCCTCTTTCTTGTAAATTCTCTTTACATTCTCTATCGTTTTATTGCCTTTGCCATGGCAGGTACTGCCATCATAGTCATCCCCATCTACCAAGGTGAAACGGCTCGCAAGGCCCTTCGTGGCCTTATGATCCCAACCCTACAACCCATTGTTGTCATAGAATCTCTTGTAACGTCTCTCGTTCCATGGGCCCAGCTTCGATGCAGTGTAACTCAGGTTATGTCATTTCTGTGGCGTCATCATTCTTTGCTCCTATCGTCCTTCTGGTTTTCTGGGTTTAGGTACCAGAGAGTGCTCGATGGTATCTACTCGGCAACCAGAATCACGTAAGCTGTCAGACAAACTTCCCGCGTTGGGCTTCTATCCAAGGATCGAGGAGCAAAAGCCACCAGAGATCTTGGTCATATTCGAATGAACACGTCGGAACAGAACATTTATTTCAAGATACAGGATATCCAGCCCCGTTCAACTGGTCACAATGTAATTGGTCTAAACTATTCGATACTAAAAACATATCTCGCATTACAGTTGCCCACCTGGCCATGTTTGGACAGCAAATCAACGGTCAGGCTTTTGCCTCACAATACTCGTTTaacttctgcttcttccagGGATTCGGGCACAGAAGTTTTCTGTTTCTCGTACTCAACTCGCTTTTTGGACTTGTATGTCTGCTTATTACACGGTACACCATCGACATGGTGGGTAGAAGAGTACTTCTGCCGACCAGAGGCACTGGTATGGCaatctttctctttattgTGGGCTGTGTCGGACACTTGCCAATTCGAACGAGCGACATAGGAACAGCCACGTAAGATTCCGATCATGAACATTGTCTCTTTCCGGTGTTGGCTTTACAGATTTGTCTCAGGCCGTTCCTTTTCTGCTCTTCTCAACAAGCCTATGCAGCGCTTGGGGCAGAGGTTGGATTTATTTACAACTGCATTTGTGTAGCTATGGTTATTCTTTCTCACGTTTTTATTCCCGAACTTAAGGGCCAAAGTTCAGAAGATGTGGATCAGCTCTTTGCAAGTGGACAGCCATTGTGTAAGCTTCAAACCACCAAAAATCAACTTATCTTATTGGTCGTACATTATCCGTATTGAGTAGTGTAGTCTGGGCGGCTAACTCAATAACATATGGAATTGGTTAGTGACGGAATTCTAAAACCCTAGCTTTTCTGGGGTACAGCCTCGAAAGCTTGCACTTTTGCTAATGGCCCTGCCGTACAGCCCACTCCGAGTGGGTATTGGTCTAGCCGATCTTCCACAATGTAACATTGAATCCAGCTCTCATTGGTTTTTATCACAATCTAATCAGCGATAAGCGCTTAGATATGAAACCCCTGGTCTTGAACTGTGAGTGACGAATAGGAAGAGTATACTCCAATGCCATGTAAACTTTATTGTATTAGCGAGAGAGCTAACCACACTTAGGGGCGCCCTGTCAGGAAGTAAGTTTCACGACATTTTACAGTAGTAGTATTTAGCTCATAGCTGAGCAGAATAAGTAGCGTAAACATCCTATCATATTCTTCTCGTTCATATTACCACAGTGACTGATTACTTTGAAGCGCAAAACCCCATTATATTACGCATATGGACTGCCAGCAGAGTTTGCCCTGCAAGGGAGCACCCTATCCAACCAAACCTCGTCGACACTACCCTCGTTCCAGATCTGGTTGTCTTGTTTGTCGTGCAAAACGGAAAAAGTGTAACGAGGCAAAACCTGTTTGTGGCAATTGCTCTCGTACTGCCCAGACTTGTGTTTGGCCCGGCGAGGATGAACATAAGAAGGAACAAGTACAAAGTTGCTCTGATAATAGTTCGGATGTAAATTCTGACATCAAGACTGGATCGCCACTCAATCTCAACACGGTATGTTACTGACACTGACATATTATGCCTACTCTGACTCAACTGACCACTCGGATATAGCCAGACTCCTCGCAAACACAAATTCTGGAAAGGTTTTTCTTTGACTGGTCGACTCACGCCGATATCCCATCGGGACATACTGTATCTTGGTATAGCAGCCTTCCCCAGATTTACTTCAACTCCAGACCAGATAGCCTTCTACACAAATCGGTCAATGCCTTAGCTAGTGCCAGCTACGGGCAGAGATTCAACTCTAATCAAACTCTGAGGGATGCAGCCAAGCTATATGGAGAGGCAATACGTATGCTAAAAGACACTATGCTTGGCATGTTTGATTCCTCTCAATACTGCGAAGTCATGAGCTCTATTATGTTGCTTGGCATATATGAGGTAAGCGGCATTAAATTGATTGGCTATATGCGACTGTGAAAGTTATTTGCTGAATCACATCAGGGTTTGGTAGATCAATCCGTCGCGCTCGAAGGTTCTTGGGTGTCACACATCAGTGGAGGCTGTACTTTATTGAACTTACGAGGGCAAGACAAGATCATAGAGTGTCCAGCAGAGTATGAGGTGTCCATACTTATTTTCATGCAAATGGTACGTCCACCCCCCAGTATGTGCAGTATCTACACAATGAAACTCATATCATTATAGATTCACATTGGCCTTGTGACTGGCCAAGGACTTTCTATATCTTGGGCGTCGGTAAAAGAGCTATGCCTGCCAAGGCTACCTTACTTTTACGCACATACACAGCTGATCTACCAATCTGCACGACTTTGCATGGAATGGAGAACAGCTTTGTTGACTTACGAAACGGATCAAGATATCACACAACTATCTGCTATCACATCTCaggccttgaccttggacAAGGAGCTTGAGGAGTGGGCTACGAGTGTACCTCCTTCTTCAACCTATGCGGTGGAATCAATGACCGACACCGAAGTTGAATGGTTGCAACCTTTACTCAATACATCGTGGAGGCCTCACAATTCACACACGTACTCATCGCTCACGAACCAGATACTCTGGAGATTCTATTGGATGGTTCGAACCATCCTCAACCAGGCACTTTTGTTCACCAATGGCATATTTGAACAAAGCAAAGTGGGACCTAAACCGATTCTCTGCCAGGCCGAGATAGAATCTCGTCTCTTATCGTTCACTGATCGCTTGTGTGAATCTTGTCTCTCGACTTTCATAAACATCGTCAAGCAAGGTCCGCAATATTGCAGAGCGGAAGGTATTCCAAGTGTGTTAGGTTACCTCACTCTACAGGTTTTTCCCACTCTCGCCTTATGTCTTGAGCAAGTCAATCTCGCTGGTGTCGATCTTTCGGGTCGAAAGGAATGGGTAGCCAGCATGAGACATTTTCTTCGGGTCAATCTTGGCATTGCAAAAGGTCCAACAGTAATACCCATATCTCCCAATAGCAATATTCCAGTTCAGATTTGGGGAAACTTATAGGAGGTTACCTCTAGTTAGGCTAAAATCATTAAATTCTCTTTTCTAGAATTCTAGTAAATAGCTTGAGAAgttttactattttaaacATTTTATTCTATTCCTTTTGACTCAACAACTCCAGAAGCTCCCTCATGATTATCATATACAGACTCTTATTCCATCGACGTACGCTAGAACAGTAAACTAACGCAAAGATATTGACAACACTTTGTGAATTGAATTGACTtcaaaagatttatatttactGGGAATCTGGGTGTCTTCTCTCGTCGTCGATGTCAAGCGATGATTCGTTGTTTAACTTTAACCTCGCATCGCGTCTCGTCGCGTCGCGTTGCACTTCTTTCGGACCAAGTGAAAAAAAGTGATTGGTTATTCCGGCGTCACTAACGCGACAGAAAAAATTACCCTGTACGTCCTAGCGGGATGGACATATCTAATCCCGCTCCGGTGGTCAGTTCCGCTTTTTCTTATTTGTTATCATCACGTGCCACCGAGTCTCGCCTCAGGTACGTACTTGATACGAACGGGTCATTGTTTGGCCCCGTGCTTGACCGTGTACCCAAGACAGCAAGACACGAAACATCATATGATACTCAGTAGAGGTCAAGACTTGGGTATATCTTCAATGAACAGCAAATCAGTCGCAAATTGCTTGGCGCTTGACCTGTTTTCTCTCATATCGTTGGATGTTGGAGGTGAGGCTGTATTGTGGATGTCCTTATGGCATGTCATTTGTTGAGAGGAAGGTTAACGAAGCCCACGATTCAATTGAATGACTACGCAGATGTTTTGAAATGAACAGTATCAACCAAGATCTTCCTACCAAGTATTCATTGTTGTTGCGCGTCATCTAAAGCCATGATTTCTTGATCGTGCCATCCAAGCCGTAGGGTAGGTCACGGGAATGTCGAGTTTGCAAAACAAGTCAGGATCTTCATCTCCACCTTGGCGAGAGACATGGGCAGACCACAATTTTCAGCGACATAACCTGACCAGCTAAAATGAACTCAATGAAGCGTGATCTATGATGCTGTGGTTTTACCGATTGAATTGTCGCAGAATGTCATTGGCTAGCGACAACCCAGACAATGGAATGTTGACCCGGATTCCCAAAACAGACGGAGTTTTTCATCTCCGGATCTTGAAACAACTTTGTCATAAACATGAAAGTGGTCCCTTTTAGCCGAGATCAACTCAATGCCGGAGGATGAAAGCCCGTTCCATTCATTTGGGCTTCAAGTCTACTCAAAATGGCAACCCAGCGATGGCTTCCCCGCATTATCGAGCCACATGGCATTAATGCCGACGAGTCCATATCCTTCTCGGCTGTTATTATCTGTCCACAAGTTGGAAATACCCGTTGAAAAACTGGGGtgcagtggcagtggcagttCGATGAATTAAGGGGGTGGAGAGACAGGGATCATCGAGTTTAGCCTGAACGGTTGTCCTGTCAAAAGTTCTTCCGATAGGTCAAATCATACAGTGACAATATCCACTTCACCACTGAAAGATCCAGCTTGATGCGACATCTAACCAGGGTTGACATCTTTTGCGGAGATCAATTAGCATTATAAAAGCCCAGCTTGGCAAAACAATGTTCCTTGGCAACCATCCATCCACTCTTTGTGTATCCCAATATTCTTGTATATATTTACTCGAAAATGAAGTCTTTCCTCATCACCGCTCTCAGCAGCCTCCTGCTCGTCGGCAATGTCGCTGCCGCTGCCGTTGAAGATCCCATTGAGATCTTCAACCGCCAGGCTGCTGGACAAGTCATTCGCCAATGCTCCAAGCCCGGTGTTCTCGCCCTCGCCTACGATGACGGTCCTGGCCAGTACACTAACCAGCTGATCGACATCCTCGACCAGGCCGGTGCGAAGGGTACATTCTTCTGGACCGGCAAGCTGTACGGCTGTGTCTACAACAACCAAGCCGCCGTCAAGAAGGCCTACAACTCTGGCCACCAGATCGCCAGTCACACATGGACCCACCCCCAGAACTTCGGCAGTCTGAGCACCGATCAGCTGAAGCAGGAGATGCAGAAGTTCGAGCAGGCCATGGTCAACATCATCGGCAAGAAGCCCGCCTACATGCGCCCTCCTTACCTCGCCACTGGTGGCAACGTCCTTCCTACCATGCAGCAGCTCGGCTACAAGGTCATCACCAACGACGTCGACTCTGGTGACTGGAACGGGCAGTCTGCTCAACAGAGCCAGCAGAAGTTCCAGCAGGCTGGCGCTGGTGGTA is part of the Fusarium poae strain DAOMC 252244 chromosome 4, whole genome shotgun sequence genome and encodes:
- a CDS encoding hypothetical protein (SECRETED:SignalP(1-20)~CAZy:CE4) encodes the protein MKSFLITALSSLLLVGNVAAAAVEDPIEIFNRQAAGQVIRQCSKPGVLALAYDDGPGQYTNQLIDILDQAGAKGTFFWTGKLYGCVYNNQAAVKKAYNSGHQIASHTWTHPQNFGSLSTDQLKQEMQKFEQAMVNIIGKKPAYMRPPYLATGGNVLPTMQQLGYKVITNDVDSGDWNGQSAQQSQQKFQQAGAGGNGHIPLMHETYASTVNTLTPWLINWARQNNLKIVTVAECLGNAAGAYQSGTFQGNGQNYC